The sequence below is a genomic window from Pleurocapsa sp. PCC 7327.
CAGTGCAACTGTCTGGGTTGTGGTGCTGTTAGTGTTAGCAACAGCAATTCCGATGGCAACCTACTTTTGGTACGTCGGCTTACCCGGACGCTAATCCTGAACGTATTCTGTCCCGTCGATCAGAGCATACTCAGCCCGCATGAATTCCCGTCCTAAATACGCTGCATGGTCGAGCATCGTGATGGGAGGTGGCTGGGTTTGCTCGAAAATTTTGACGCAAAGTTCTTTAGCCGTTCTGCCAGTGTATAGTGTTTGGGCAGTCCGTTCGACTTTTCCTTTGGCGGGAATCACTTTACCCGTTTCTGGATCGACGGCTAAGCCTTTTTCGTTGATGATATTGGTGAAGTGCTTGGCGCAGATCAGTCCGGCTTCGCGATCGAGATAAATGATAAAATACCCGCCCGGATCGAGTTCGATGTGGCGTTTGGAAAGTTCGTTATTGATAGAAGTAATGGTATCGGCTAATTGATTCATCTTGTCATTAAATCCCCGATCGACTAATTACTATAGTAGAAAATTATGCGACTTTCCAAACGATTCCCAAACTGTCGTTGGTGCAGTGACATTACAGGCAAACTAGCTTGTAGGCAGGCTTGATGAAGTTAAACTCAGATCTTGTACCTTTGGCATTAACGCCTAGAACTAAAGTTCTAGGCTCAAAGCTCAACTCGATTAAAATCGACTGAAATTCCTATTGGGTCTTTTTTAGAAGACTTTTTCGATCGTCTGGGAA
It includes:
- a CDS encoding DUF4346 domain-containing protein translates to MNQLADTITSINNELSKRHIELDPGGYFIIYLDREAGLICAKHFTNIINEKGLAVDPETGKVIPAKGKVERTAQTLYTGRTAKELCVKIFEQTQPPPITMLDHAAYLGREFMRAEYALIDGTEYVQD